A region of Campylobacter armoricus DNA encodes the following proteins:
- a CDS encoding NAD(P)H-dependent glycerol-3-phosphate dehydrogenase translates to MKIAVIGAGKWGSALYDALSVKNECVITSFHEKDLSYFVSTKEALEYGYLVFALYAQGIHEWLANNFKDLNQKILVASKGIDCKSLKFMDEVFSEFISKDRLCFLSGPSFASEVLEKKPCALVVSGENQELCNQFASFFPNYIKTYTSSDVKGAEVCGAYKNVLAIASGVCDGLNLGNNARASLVSRGLVEMHRFGQFFNAKEETFLGLSGAGDLFLTASSNLSRNYRVGLSLASDKNIKDILTELGEVAEGVQTAYAIHSLSKQFQIYTPIVNEVVLMLEGKNAWKSLKDLMSSKEEIS, encoded by the coding sequence ATGAAAATAGCAGTTATTGGTGCAGGAAAATGGGGAAGTGCTTTATATGATGCATTGAGTGTTAAAAATGAATGCGTAATAACTTCTTTTCACGAAAAAGATCTTTCTTATTTTGTTAGCACCAAAGAAGCTTTAGAATATGGATATTTAGTTTTTGCTTTATACGCTCAAGGAATACATGAGTGGCTTGCAAATAATTTTAAAGATTTAAATCAAAAAATTCTTGTTGCTTCTAAGGGTATTGATTGTAAAAGTTTAAAATTTATGGATGAGGTTTTTAGTGAATTTATAAGCAAGGATAGACTTTGTTTTTTAAGCGGTCCTTCTTTTGCAAGTGAAGTTTTAGAAAAAAAACCTTGTGCTTTGGTTGTTAGTGGAGAAAATCAAGAACTTTGTAATCAATTTGCAAGTTTTTTTCCAAATTATATTAAAACTTATACAAGCTCTGATGTTAAAGGTGCTGAAGTTTGCGGTGCATATAAAAATGTTTTAGCAATTGCTAGCGGAGTTTGTGATGGTTTAAATTTGGGTAATAATGCAAGGGCTTCTTTGGTTTCAAGAGGTTTGGTAGAAATGCATCGTTTTGGACAATTTTTCAATGCCAAAGAAGAAACTTTTTTAGGACTTAGTGGAGCTGGAGACTTATTTTTAACAGCTTCAAGTAATTTATCTAGAAATTATAGAGTAGGTTTGAGTTTAGCTAGTGATAAAAATATAAAAGATATTTTAACAGAACTTGGCGAGGTAGCTGAGGGGGTGCAAACGGCTTATGCAATACATTCTTTATCAAAACAATTTCAAATTTATACTCCAATCGTTAATGAAGTGGTCTTAATGCTAGAGGGTAAAAATGCTTGGAAATCTTTGAAAGATTTAATGTCATCAAAGGAGGAAATATCATGA
- a CDS encoding motility associated factor glycosyltransferase family protein yields MSVLSKNLTALNNPYLYNKLKDIKINQFQKIENGGGYIELNFLNVQTNTPIYQNPNLHLQEKISFYNDKYLLYPILYFYGFGNGILYKSLLQNHHLKHIVVFEDELEILYLAFSFIDFSQELKEQRLIILNSDISELDLMNFFQTPPFFNFLRLYDLHLHNEYYEIYHEKILNLSEKIIQCLKTIVIYQGDDIKDTLQGIAQFIYNLPKMISNFPLQVFINSNKNQVKSAIIVSTGPSLSKQLSLLKQYQDQFSIFCVDSAYSILAKNDIKPDFVLMSERTEVTSELLKQNYENIDKDIIFILVGLVHSLSIEYLEKTNRKYTLVPYTTKFIDNLNLNSFGNLSAGSTVALNALHIACELNHENIIFIGQDLAYGKDGSSHPKDYIYGAGYESNMTKELSTAYGGYGEVFTHSTWNTFRLTIQNYIASKKGFKFYNATEGGARIEGTIEKPFKECCEEFLDENLTKPFEKPSPLDKKTQDDLLLQSYKVINDNLEFCDGFIKDFELYFENLIQIENKIQALTAFKDKKELIIKSINDLDIYKTKLDEYCKTFLYEFIRPFLQQFEFNLARIYVLNPKNEEEWLGKNITWIKDHVFLFEVLIANIKLLKEEIKNNINPLKEELVKRNLKAN; encoded by the coding sequence ATGAGTGTTTTATCAAAAAATTTAACCGCATTAAATAATCCTTATTTGTATAATAAATTAAAAGATATAAAGATAAATCAATTTCAAAAAATAGAAAATGGGGGGGGGTATATAGAGTTAAATTTTTTAAATGTGCAAACTAATACTCCAATTTATCAAAATCCAAATTTACATTTGCAAGAAAAAATTTCTTTTTATAATGATAAATATCTTTTATATCCTATTTTGTATTTTTATGGTTTTGGCAATGGAATTTTATATAAAAGTTTATTGCAAAATCATCATTTAAAGCATATAGTTGTTTTTGAAGATGAACTTGAAATTTTATATTTAGCCTTTAGTTTTATAGATTTTTCTCAAGAATTAAAAGAACAAAGACTTATAATTTTAAATAGTGATATTTCTGAGTTAGATTTAATGAATTTTTTTCAAACTCCTCCATTTTTTAATTTTTTAAGACTTTATGATTTGCATTTGCATAATGAATATTATGAAATATACCATGAAAAGATATTAAATTTAAGTGAAAAAATTATCCAATGTTTAAAAACTATTGTTATATATCAAGGCGATGATATAAAAGATACTCTACAAGGTATAGCACAATTTATTTATAATTTGCCTAAAATGATTAGTAATTTTCCACTTCAAGTCTTCATAAATTCTAATAAAAATCAAGTAAAATCAGCTATTATAGTATCTACTGGACCATCTTTGAGTAAGCAACTTTCCTTGCTTAAACAATATCAAGATCAATTTAGTATATTTTGTGTTGATAGTGCTTATTCTATATTAGCAAAAAATGATATTAAACCTGATTTTGTTTTAATGAGTGAAAGAACTGAAGTAACATCTGAATTATTAAAACAAAATTATGAAAATATAGATAAAGATATTATTTTTATTTTAGTAGGATTGGTGCATTCGTTATCAATTGAATATTTGGAAAAAACAAATAGAAAATATACACTAGTTCCTTATACAACTAAATTTATTGACAATCTAAATTTAAATAGTTTTGGTAATTTATCAGCAGGTAGTACTGTTGCTTTAAATGCTTTGCATATAGCATGTGAGTTAAATCATGAAAATATCATTTTTATAGGTCAAGATTTAGCATATGGGAAAGATGGTAGTTCGCATCCTAAAGATTACATTTATGGTGCAGGTTATGAAAGTAATATGACAAAAGAATTATCTACAGCTTATGGAGGGTATGGCGAAGTTTTTACTCATAGTACTTGGAATACATTTAGACTCACTATACAAAATTATATAGCTAGCAAAAAAGGTTTTAAATTTTATAATGCCACAGAAGGTGGAGCTAGGATAGAAGGCACTATAGAAAAACCATTTAAAGAGTGTTGTGAAGAATTTTTAGATGAAAATTTAACAAAGCCTTTTGAAAAACCATCGCCATTAGATAAAAAAACTCAAGATGATTTGTTATTGCAAAGTTATAAAGTAATTAATGATAATTTAGAGTTTTGTGATGGATTTATTAAAGATTTTGAACTTTATTTTGAAAATCTAATACAAATAGAAAATAAAATTCAAGCTTTGACAGCATTTAAAGACAAGAAAGAATTGATAATTAAAAGTATAAATGATTTAGATATTTATAAAACAAAACTTGATGAGTATTGTAAAACTTTTTTATATGAATTTATTAGACCTTTTTTGCAGCAATTTGAATTTAATTTAGCAAGAATTTATGTTTTAAATCCTAAAAATGAAGAAGAATGGCTTGGTAAAAATATAACATGGATTAAAGATCATGTATTTTTATTTGAGGTTTTAATAGCAAATATTAAATTATTAAAAGAAGAGATCAAAAACAATATAAATCCTTTAAAAGAAGAGCTTGTAAAAAGAAATTTAAAAGCTAATTAA
- a CDS encoding F0F1 ATP synthase subunit A, whose amino-acid sequence MKDLFLFSSFIDSSHTFAYFFHLGIVVVISLILAKLATRSMQIVPRGSQNLAEAYMEGILSMGKDTMGSDEAARKYLPLVATIGFIVFFSNIIGIIPGFEAPSASLNFSATLAIIVFIYYHFEGIRTQGFFKYFAHFMGPVKILAPLMFPIEIVSHFSRVISLSFRLFGNIKGDDLFLAVILALVPWVAPLPAYMLLTFMAFLQSFIFMILTYVYLAGATIVDEHH is encoded by the coding sequence ATGAAGGATTTATTTTTATTTAGTTCTTTTATAGATTCTAGTCATACTTTCGCATACTTTTTTCATTTGGGTATAGTGGTTGTAATTTCTTTAATTCTAGCAAAGCTTGCGACAAGATCAATGCAAATTGTTCCAAGGGGTAGTCAAAATTTAGCTGAAGCATATATGGAAGGCATTCTAAGTATGGGGAAAGATACCATGGGTAGTGATGAAGCTGCTAGAAAATATTTACCTTTAGTAGCAACAATAGGTTTTATAGTTTTTTTTAGTAATATTATAGGTATTATTCCTGGATTTGAAGCACCAAGTGCAAGTTTAAATTTTAGTGCAACTTTGGCTATTATTGTATTTATATATTATCATTTTGAAGGCATTAGAACTCAAGGATTTTTTAAATATTTTGCACATTTTATGGGGCCTGTAAAAATTTTAGCACCATTAATGTTTCCTATAGAAATTGTTTCTCATTTTTCAAGAGTTATTTCTTTATCTTTCCGTTTATTTGGAAATATTAAAGGAGATGATTTATTCTTGGCAGTTATTTTAGCACTTGTGCCTTGGGTAGCACCTTTACCTGCTTATATGCTTTTAACTTTTATGGCATTTTTACAATCTTTTATTTTTATGATTTTAACTTATGTTTATTTAGCAGGTGCAACTATAGTTGATGAACATCATTAA
- the gatB gene encoding Asp-tRNA(Asn)/Glu-tRNA(Gln) amidotransferase subunit GatB produces MFEVVIGLEVHAQLNTKTKIFCSCATSFGEKSNTNVCPTCLALPGALPVLNQEAVKKAIAFGKAVNATINKKSIFNRKNYFYPDLPKAYQISQFDIPIVENGELFINVNGENKRIGITRAHLEEDAGKNIHESNFSKVDLNRAGTPLLEIVSEPELRSSDEAVAYLKKLHSIIRFLDISDANMQEGSFRCDANVSIRPKGDNKLYTRVEIKNLNSFRFIQKAIEYEVKRQSEAWEDGKYEQEVVQETRLFDTVNLITRSMRGKEDSAEYRYFPDPDLLPVILDNEMLNQNIPELPDEKKTRFVNELGIKESDSEVIVSSLELCRYFEYLIDQKLNPKLCITWLTTELMGLLKGELTIENSPIKQEKLAVLIKRIEEGVISAKAGKDILAYVFENTEVEIDDAIEKLGLKQVSDDGAIEKIIDEILASNEDKVAEYKSGKDKLFGFFVGQAMKAGKGAFNPAKVNEILKAKLG; encoded by the coding sequence ATGTTTGAAGTTGTTATAGGACTTGAAGTTCATGCACAATTAAATACAAAAACAAAAATTTTTTGCTCATGTGCAACTTCTTTTGGAGAAAAATCAAATACAAATGTATGTCCAACATGCCTAGCTTTACCAGGTGCTTTGCCTGTATTAAATCAAGAAGCAGTTAAAAAAGCTATAGCATTTGGAAAAGCAGTTAATGCAACTATAAATAAAAAAAGTATTTTTAATAGAAAAAATTATTTTTATCCTGATTTACCAAAAGCTTATCAAATTTCACAATTTGATATACCTATAGTGGAAAATGGTGAGTTGTTTATCAATGTAAATGGAGAAAATAAACGCATAGGTATCACTAGAGCTCATTTGGAAGAAGATGCAGGAAAAAATATACACGAAAGTAATTTTTCAAAGGTAGATTTAAATAGAGCAGGTACGCCTTTGCTTGAAATCGTTAGTGAGCCTGAACTTAGAAGCTCTGATGAAGCGGTTGCTTATCTTAAGAAATTGCATTCTATTATAAGATTTTTAGATATTTCTGATGCGAATATGCAAGAGGGGAGTTTTAGATGTGATGCTAATGTTAGCATTCGTCCAAAGGGTGATAATAAGCTTTATACTAGAGTCGAGATTAAAAACTTAAATTCATTTCGTTTTATCCAAAAGGCGATTGAGTATGAAGTAAAACGCCAAAGTGAAGCTTGGGAAGATGGGAAATATGAGCAAGAAGTGGTGCAAGAAACAAGATTGTTTGATACGGTTAATTTAATAACTAGAAGTATGAGAGGTAAAGAAGACTCAGCAGAATATAGATATTTCCCTGATCCTGATCTTTTGCCTGTGATTTTAGATAATGAAATGTTAAATCAAAATATACCAGAACTTCCTGATGAGAAAAAAACTAGATTTGTTAATGAACTAGGCATTAAAGAAAGTGATAGTGAAGTGATTGTATCTTCATTAGAACTTTGTAGATATTTTGAGTATTTAATTGATCAAAAATTAAATCCAAAACTTTGTATTACTTGGCTTACGACCGAGTTAATGGGACTTTTAAAAGGTGAATTGACTATAGAAAACTCACCTATAAAGCAAGAAAAATTAGCTGTTTTGATCAAACGCATAGAAGAAGGTGTTATTAGTGCTAAAGCAGGTAAAGATATCTTAGCTTATGTGTTTGAAAACACAGAAGTTGAAATTGATGATGCTATTGAAAAGCTTGGTTTAAAACAAGTAAGTGATGATGGTGCGATTGAAAAGATTATTGATGAAATTTTAGCAAGTAATGAAGATAAAGTAGCTGAATATAAAAGTGGCAAAGATAAACTTTTTGGTTTCTTTGTTGGTCAAGCAATGAAAGCAGGTAAAGGTGCATTTAATCCTGCTAAAGTGAATGAAATTTTAAAAGCAAAACTTGGTTAA
- the radA gene encoding DNA repair protein RadA, whose product MAKKQILFECQACGNQQSKWLGKCPDCGSWDSFIELKQEQIKILKELNSFSSTPSSAVCINDVIVENFTRISTQDSELDLVLGGGLVVGSLVLIGGSPGIGKSTLLLKIASNLARSGKKVLYVSGEESKSQIKMRADRLNANCESLFLLTELCLEDILSELSKKDYEILIIDSIQTLYSNKITSAAGSITQVREITFELMRFCKANNISTFIIGHITKDGAIAGPRILEHMVDVVLYFEGDTNKEVRILRGFKNRFGNISEIGIFEMTSKGLISAKDVANRFFTRGKAVSGSALSVVMEGSRALVLEIQALVCESTYPKRSATGYEKNRLDMLIALLERKLEIPLGRYDVFINVSGGVKINETGADLAVVAAIISSFKNRPLSKDSVFVGELSLNGEIKEVFSLDTRLKEAKMQKFKNAIVPVKPMEELSLKCFIAKDLKEVLEWM is encoded by the coding sequence ATGGCTAAAAAACAAATTTTATTTGAATGTCAAGCTTGCGGAAATCAACAAAGTAAATGGCTTGGAAAATGTCCTGATTGTGGCTCTTGGGATAGTTTTATAGAATTAAAACAAGAACAAATTAAAATTTTAAAAGAATTAAATTCTTTTTCAAGTACTCCAAGTTCTGCAGTATGTATTAATGATGTTATAGTAGAAAATTTTACTCGTATAAGCACTCAAGATAGCGAGCTTGATTTGGTTTTAGGCGGTGGGCTTGTAGTTGGATCTTTGGTTTTAATCGGAGGCTCTCCCGGGATTGGTAAATCTACACTTTTATTAAAAATTGCTTCAAATTTAGCAAGAAGTGGTAAAAAAGTCTTGTATGTAAGCGGAGAAGAGAGTAAATCGCAAATCAAAATGCGTGCAGATCGTTTAAATGCAAATTGTGAGAGTTTGTTTTTATTAACTGAACTTTGTTTAGAAGATATTTTAAGCGAACTTTCTAAAAAAGATTATGAAATTTTAATCATTGATTCTATACAGACTTTATATTCTAATAAAATCACTTCAGCAGCAGGTAGTATAACTCAAGTTAGAGAAATTACTTTTGAACTTATGCGTTTTTGCAAAGCAAATAATATAAGCACTTTTATAATAGGTCATATAACAAAAGATGGAGCCATAGCAGGTCCTAGAATTTTGGAGCATATGGTAGATGTAGTGCTTTATTTTGAAGGTGATACTAATAAAGAAGTAAGAATTTTAAGAGGTTTTAAAAATCGCTTTGGAAATATAAGTGAAATCGGAATTTTTGAAATGACTTCAAAGGGTTTAATTAGTGCTAAAGATGTAGCTAATAGATTTTTTACAAGAGGAAAGGCAGTTAGTGGAAGTGCTTTAAGTGTAGTAATGGAAGGAAGTAGAGCTTTGGTGCTTGAAATTCAAGCTTTAGTTTGTGAAAGCACTTATCCTAAAAGAAGTGCTACAGGATATGAAAAAAATCGTTTAGATATGTTAATAGCTTTACTTGAACGCAAGCTTGAAATTCCACTTGGAAGATATGATGTTTTCATAAATGTAAGTGGTGGAGTGAAGATAAATGAAACAGGAGCTGATTTGGCTGTGGTTGCGGCTATAATTTCTAGTTTTAAAAATAGACCTTTAAGTAAAGATAGTGTTTTTGTGGGAGAGCTTAGTTTAAATGGCGAGATTAAGGAGGTATTTTCACTCGATACGCGTTTAAAAGAAGCAAAAATGCAAAAATTTAAAAATGCTATAGTTCCGGTTAAACCTATGGAAGAACTCAGCTTAAAGTGCTTTATAGCAAAAGATTTAAAAGAAGTTTTGGAGTGGATGTAA